A genomic stretch from Nocardia wallacei includes:
- a CDS encoding NUDIX domain-containing protein: METLGSRTVYSNRWMEVREDTIRRSDGTTGIYGVVDRPDFVLVVPRDGERFHLVEQFRYPVGRRCWEFPAGTLPDRAIGDPDELAHRELREETGLRAARLTFLGPLNATPATLRQRGRVYLATELTSGEPEREPEEQDMRSAWFTRADLERMIRTGEITDSGTLAAYSLLLLHERA; this comes from the coding sequence ATGGAGACGCTCGGCTCGCGGACGGTCTACAGCAATCGCTGGATGGAGGTGCGGGAGGACACCATTCGTCGTTCCGACGGCACCACCGGCATCTACGGCGTCGTCGATCGGCCCGATTTCGTCCTGGTGGTGCCCCGCGACGGCGAGCGCTTCCATCTGGTCGAGCAGTTCAGATATCCGGTGGGTCGGCGCTGCTGGGAGTTTCCGGCGGGCACCCTGCCCGATCGCGCGATCGGAGATCCGGACGAGCTGGCGCACCGCGAACTGCGCGAGGAGACCGGCCTGCGGGCGGCCCGGCTCACCTTTCTCGGCCCCTTGAACGCCACCCCGGCCACCCTGCGCCAGCGTGGCCGCGTCTACCTCGCCACCGAACTCACCTCCGGCGAGCCCGAACGCGAGCCGGAGGAGCAGGACATGCGCTCGGCCTGGTTCACGCGCGCCGATCTCGAGCGAATGATCCGCACCGGCGAGATCACCGACTCCGGAACGCTCGCCGCGTACTCACTGCTGCTGTTGCACGAGCGGGCGTGA
- a CDS encoding glyoxalase, whose product MNITTDQAAVDAIILEAADPAAATAFYTAAFGLGDRLRVRASDAPSSGFRGFVLSLVVSQPSTVDSFVGSALDAGATVVKPAKKSFWGYGAVVQAPDGTLFKIATSSKKDTGPATREVDEFVLLLGVDNVKATKQFYLDNGLAVAKSFGSKYVEFDTAGSAVKLALYGRRAAAKDAGVSPEGTGSHRLAIAGGLGALVDPDGFAWEPAA is encoded by the coding sequence ATGAACATCACCACTGATCAGGCCGCTGTCGACGCCATCATCCTGGAGGCGGCCGACCCCGCCGCCGCCACCGCCTTCTACACCGCCGCGTTCGGCCTCGGCGACAGGTTGCGCGTGCGGGCTTCCGACGCGCCGTCGTCCGGGTTCCGGGGTTTCGTGCTGTCGCTGGTGGTTTCGCAGCCGAGCACCGTCGACAGCTTCGTCGGCTCCGCGCTGGACGCGGGCGCGACGGTCGTGAAGCCCGCCAAGAAGAGCTTCTGGGGTTACGGCGCCGTCGTCCAGGCTCCGGACGGGACACTGTTCAAGATCGCGACGTCGTCGAAGAAGGACACCGGCCCGGCCACGCGGGAGGTGGACGAATTCGTGCTGCTCCTCGGGGTCGACAACGTGAAGGCGACCAAGCAGTTCTACCTCGACAACGGCCTTGCCGTGGCGAAGAGCTTCGGCAGCAAGTACGTCGAGTTCGACACGGCGGGTTCCGCGGTCAAGCTGGCGCTCTACGGGCGGCGCGCCGCCGCCAAGGACGCGGGGGTCTCCCCGGAGGGCACGGGGTCGCACCGTCTCGCCATCGCGGGCGGTCTCGGCGCGTTGGTCGATCCGGACGGTTTCGCGTGGGAGCCCGCCGCCTGA
- a CDS encoding DUF2332 domain-containing protein, which produces MSLVPQFELQARACEKLGSPLYAALLGEIADDLARGGGCARVLADYADMPMAAAAPLRFLGAVHGLVLTGQAPDLAAYYPSAAGADARDAANGGAWRAFREVVDAHPEWIRDWMSRPPQTNEVGRAVPLLAGLLAAVAATPLPVRLLELGSSAGLNLRADHFRWHRGDFGWGPADSPVSLGAAWDGRIPGWLTDAVRRHPRIEVVERRGCDPTPLNPLSPADALSLRSYVWPDQPERAARLDGALLVAQRVPAEVDAVGAAEFLGGIEPAPGTLTVVWHSVMRQYVPQDQWAKAAAELDRLAATTGPDAAFAHIAFEPMARSGSGFPLTVRLGTGPARVLARAKPHGIPAFAA; this is translated from the coding sequence ATGTCTCTCGTGCCGCAGTTCGAGCTTCAGGCGAGGGCCTGCGAGAAGCTCGGCTCACCGTTGTACGCCGCGTTGCTGGGCGAGATCGCCGACGATCTCGCGCGAGGCGGCGGATGCGCCCGGGTACTCGCCGACTACGCGGACATGCCCATGGCCGCGGCGGCACCGCTGCGGTTCCTGGGGGCCGTACACGGGCTGGTGCTGACCGGGCAGGCGCCCGACCTGGCGGCCTACTACCCCAGTGCCGCGGGAGCGGATGCCCGCGACGCCGCGAACGGCGGGGCCTGGCGGGCCTTCCGCGAGGTCGTCGACGCCCACCCGGAGTGGATCCGGGACTGGATGTCGCGGCCGCCGCAGACCAACGAGGTGGGTCGTGCGGTGCCGCTGCTGGCCGGTCTGCTGGCCGCCGTCGCCGCGACGCCGCTGCCGGTGCGGCTGCTGGAGCTGGGCAGCAGCGCGGGACTGAATCTGCGGGCCGACCACTTCCGCTGGCACAGAGGCGATTTCGGCTGGGGACCGGCGGATTCGCCGGTGTCACTGGGTGCTGCGTGGGACGGCCGGATACCCGGCTGGCTGACCGACGCCGTGCGACGCCATCCGCGCATCGAGGTGGTCGAGCGGCGCGGTTGCGATCCGACGCCGCTGAACCCGCTCTCCCCCGCCGACGCGCTGTCGCTGCGGTCCTACGTCTGGCCGGACCAGCCCGAGCGCGCGGCCCGGCTGGACGGCGCGCTGCTCGTGGCACAACGGGTTCCGGCCGAGGTCGACGCCGTGGGCGCGGCGGAGTTCCTGGGCGGTATCGAGCCGGCGCCGGGCACGCTCACGGTGGTGTGGCATTCGGTGATGCGGCAATACGTTCCGCAGGACCAGTGGGCGAAGGCCGCCGCGGAACTCGACCGGTTGGCCGCCACGACCGGACCGGACGCGGCGTTCGCGCACATAGCCTTCGAGCCGATGGCGCGCAGCGGCAGCGGTTTCCCGCTCACCGTCCGGCTCGGCACCGGACCGGCCCGCGTGCTCGCCCGCGCCAAACCGCACGGCATCCCGGCTTTCGCCGCCTGA